The following nucleotide sequence is from Streptomyces bathyalis.
CGGGGTCGGGGATGCGGTTCTGCGTCTGGTTGGCCAGTTCCCACAGCCAGCTGCCGGTCATGTCCTCGATGGCCCGGCGCAGGGCGCGGCGCGCGTCGGGCGCCATCGGTCCGGCCGTACGGAACCACAGGTCGGCGAGCCCGCGTTCCAGCGCTGTGGAAGACGGCGGGGTCGCGGACGGGTCGTCGAGGGGCATGAACGCGGGGAGCCGGTCGGTGGCGGCCTTGGCGCCGGCCAGGTCGCGGGGGCGTCCGTAGACCACCGGGTAGTAGTCGTCGCCGTACGTGCCCCACGCCAACCATGCGGAACTCAGGTCGAGTTCGTCCGGTGAGGCGTCCGGATGGATGCCCGCGGCGCACAGCGGCAGGTCGTTGTCGATGAGCCGGCGCTCGTCCCACACGTGGGAGAGGGGCACGCCGGGCTGCGGCTGGAGGATGCCCGTACGGTGCGCCCAGTCCACGACGTTGCGCCGCGCCCGCTCCAGGTGCGGACTGAGCCGGGCCGTGAACGGCATGCAGAAATCGGGCAGTTGAGAGGGGCCCACCTGCCGGTACGGGACGTGGGTGAAGCTGCGGACACGGGCGGACTCGGCCCGCGGCGTGGTGCGCACGCCGCTCGCCGCAGCGGGCCTGGCCGCGGACGAACCCAGCCCGCTCGGCCCCAGCCACGGCTCGGGCAGCGGGCGGGACGGGCCGGGCGGCAGCAGCCCGCCGGCGGCAGTCCCGCCGCTCGCTCCCGCGCCGCCCTCGTTCATGTAGCGGCTGGAGCGCATGTGCCACTCGTGGCCGCCCGACTGCCAGTCCTGGAGTCCCTTGACGTACGCGAGCACGCCCGCGCACTCCCTCGGATCGAGTCCCGACTCCGCGAAGAGCGGGGCGAGTTCGGTCAGCGCCGTGTTCTCGAACTGCTGCAGACGCGAGGTCAGCAGGTCGTTGACGGCGTCGGCCGCCTCCTGCGTCGTGCACTCCAGGAAGCGCTCCAGCACGAGCACGCCGTTGCTGTTCTCCCCCTCGTCCTCGACCTCCCGCTGGTACGAGAAGAGGTCGTTGCGCAGATGGACGGCGTCGGAGAAGGCGTCGCGCAGCACGCGCATCGGCCGTGACGCGGCGATCGGTCCCGGCACCTCGGCGCCCGTCACGTACTCGACGAGACCGGCGGACCAGGGCGCGCCGCCCACCTTGCGCCGCATCTCGATGTACTCGACGGGGTTGGGTACGCGGTGCGCGCCGATGTTGGACAGCTCCCACAGGGACTCGCCCAGCAGATTCTCGGTGCTCTCCGCGAACCGGGCCCGCCAGCCGTCCGGCATGCGCGGAACCGTACGGGTCCAAAGGTCCGCCAGACCCGCCTCGACGGGGTTCTCCGGTCCGGGCATCTCCGCGGACAGGTCCATCGGCATGAACTCGGCGAGCCTGTCGAGGTGTTGCTTGCCACCCTCACGGTCGGGGGTGCGCTTGAACCTCTCCAGGAAGTGGTCGTCGAAGAAGAAGACCCACACGTACCAGTCGGTGACGAGCGAGAGGTCGGCAGCCGTGGCGTCGGGATGCGTGTAGGCGCACAGCAGCGCGTAGTCGTGGGCTTCGAGATCGTCCTGGTCCCAGATGCCGGAGCCCTCCAGCATGCCCATCTCGCGCGCCCACGCGGTGGAGTGCGCCCGTGCCTGCTCCAGATGCGGGTTGAGCCGCGCCGGATACGGCATGTAGAAGTCCGGCAGTTGGAAGGGGTTGCCCGCTGTCACCGATGCGCCCCGGCCTTTCTCACGTTGTCTCCCGCGGCCTCGTACGAGGCTGCGCCGCACGCTCTGCCGGGGGCGGCGCCGAGCCCTCCGCGACGCGGCCGGCACACCCCGGTGTGTCCGCCTCCCGCCCCCGGTCGGGCTCAGCACTACCCGACGTCCGAGTGCCGTATCCATTGCGGAAAACAGTCATATAAGCCCACGGACCACTGCCCAAGCGGCCACCAGGGCGGCTGTGCGGGCCTTGCCCAACGCCCTTGATTCGTTTCGGAATTCACATCCGTACCGCTCAACCCGTACGCCCCGCACGACGTCTATACACGCGATGTATACCCCCTGTGTATAGCTGGGCCGGCGATCGGGCCCTCACGGGACCGCGGAAGGGATGGGCATGTACGGCAAGGCATTCGCACCCGAGTACCAGGGCGCTCTCGGGTCACTGTCGGTCAACTCCTCGCTGGCCGACGTACTCGTCCGTGCGACCGAGCAGTTGCGCGCCGCCGAACGGGAGGGCACCCGGCAGGAGGCGGCACGCTGCTCCCTCGCCGTCGCCGAGGCGCACCGGCGGCTCGGCAACACCGGTGAGGCGGACCGGGCTTGGAAGGCGAGCTACCGGACGGCCCGCAGCGCGGGCGACGCGGGCGCGATGGCCTGGGCGGCATGGAGCGGAGGCACCCTCGCCCGCCAGCGCGGCGCGATGCCGCTCGCCCGAAGACTGCTCACCCTCTCCGCCGAACTGGGCGAGCGCGACGGCGACATACTCGCCCGCGGCTACGCGATCGCCGGGCTGGCGGAGACCGGTCGCATCCAGGGCGACTACGAGGCCGTCGACGAGCTGCACGAGCAACTGCTCGCCGAGGCGCGCGAACGCGGAGAGGCCCGCCACATGGTGTGGGCGCTGGAGGGCATCGCCCAGATGCGCCGCAACACCGGCGCCTACGACTCCGCGCTCGCGATGTTCGAGGAGGCCGCCGCCATCGCCGAGGAGGCGGACGACCGCCGGGGCCGCGCCT
It contains:
- a CDS encoding tetratricopeptide repeat protein, with protein sequence MYGKAFAPEYQGALGSLSVNSSLADVLVRATEQLRAAEREGTRQEAARCSLAVAEAHRRLGNTGEADRAWKASYRTARSAGDAGAMAWAAWSGGTLARQRGAMPLARRLLTLSAELGERDGDILARGYAIAGLAETGRIQGDYEAVDELHEQLLAEARERGEARHMVWALEGIAQMRRNTGAYDSALAMFEEAAAIAEEADDRRGRAWALRGVADLVSVRDGDTERALALLSEAAELCRAMNLAGALAYNHKMRGNVLYRARRYSEARRMYEQARSEFLVIGERRGEALARLGLIKSHSRLGREPGRTSADLDELRRALESIGLHHARRLTDDARTELGLAPAEATPEAEARRKTTGGERETGGERETDRQHGADEDGEKAAAA
- a CDS encoding terpene synthase family protein; protein product: MPYPARLNPHLEQARAHSTAWAREMGMLEGSGIWDQDDLEAHDYALLCAYTHPDATAADLSLVTDWYVWVFFFDDHFLERFKRTPDREGGKQHLDRLAEFMPMDLSAEMPGPENPVEAGLADLWTRTVPRMPDGWRARFAESTENLLGESLWELSNIGAHRVPNPVEYIEMRRKVGGAPWSAGLVEYVTGAEVPGPIAASRPMRVLRDAFSDAVHLRNDLFSYQREVEDEGENSNGVLVLERFLECTTQEAADAVNDLLTSRLQQFENTALTELAPLFAESGLDPRECAGVLAYVKGLQDWQSGGHEWHMRSSRYMNEGGAGASGGTAAGGLLPPGPSRPLPEPWLGPSGLGSSAARPAAASGVRTTPRAESARVRSFTHVPYRQVGPSQLPDFCMPFTARLSPHLERARRNVVDWAHRTGILQPQPGVPLSHVWDERRLIDNDLPLCAAGIHPDASPDELDLSSAWLAWGTYGDDYYPVVYGRPRDLAGAKAATDRLPAFMPLDDPSATPPSSTALERGLADLWFRTAGPMAPDARRALRRAIEDMTGSWLWELANQTQNRIPDPVDYIEMRRLTFGSDLTMSLCRLAHGGSIPPEIHRSGTMRSLENAACDYAALLNDVFSYQKEIEYEGEIHNGILVVQNFFDCDYPAALGVVHDLMTSRMRQFQHVAAHELPVLCDDFGLDEDARRSLGSYVEDLENWLSGIKVWHEGCRRYREEDLRRAHDPQHTPRGLGTSAARVPQPVGRGM